Genomic segment of Kibdelosporangium phytohabitans:
GAACGAGCCGACCACGCCGACGCTGTGCAGGGTGCCCTTGTCGTCGTACAGGCCCAGCAGCAGCGACCCGACGGCGGTGCCGGGTTCGGTGTCCTTGTACCAGCGGATCCCGGCCACGACGCAGTCCGCGGTGCGGGAGTGCTTGTACTTCAGCATGGTCCGCTTGTCCGGTGTGTACGGTCCTTGCGCGGGTTTGCCGATCACGCCGTCCAGTCCGGCGCCTTCGAACAGCGTGAACCACTCCCTGGCCAGGCCGGCGTCCTGAGTCGCCGGGGTGAGGCTGACCGCGTCGGTGCCCGCGACCAGTTCCTCCAGGATCTGGCGGCGCTTGACGCCCGGCTCCTCCAGCACCTCACCGGAGGGCACCTGCAGCACGTCGAACGCGACGAACGTCGCCGGGGTGGTCTCGGCGAGCATGGTCACGCGGCTGGCCGCCGGGTGGATGCGCTCGGAGAGCGCGTCGAAGTCCAGCCGCCCGTCGCGCCCGACGACCAGTTCGCCGTCGAGCACCACCCCGTCGGGCAGGCCCTTGGTCAGCCGCTCGACCATCTCGGGGAAGTACCTGTTCAGCGGCTTGGACGACCGGGACTGCAGCACGACGTCGTCGCCGTCGCGGAACACCAGGCAGCGGAACCCGTCCCACTTCGGTTCGAAGATCAGGTCGGCACCGTCGGGGATCGAGCCGGCCGGCTTGGCGAGCATGGGTTTGACCGGTGGAGTCAGCACTCAGCGACGATAGGCCAGCATCAGGAAGTCGTCATCCCGCAACGCCGCCGCCAGCTTCATGCGCCTGGCCTCGGCCAGCACCGGCCCGCTGGCGATCCGGCCGGAGTCGCCCGCGGTGAGCAGCGGTGACATCGTCAGGTTGAGCTGGTCGACCAGGTCGGCGGCGATCATCCCGCCGAACAGCCGGGGCCCGCCCTCGCAGTTGACCCGGTACAGCCCACGGCGACCGAGCTCGGCCACAGCGAGAGTGAGGTCGACGTGCTCGTCGCCGACGACGACGACGTCAGCGCCCGCGTCGGCCAGCGCGGCACGGCCGGGCGCGGCCTCGGCGGTCAGCACGATCGTCGGCACGCGCGTTTCGGTGATCAGCGCCGAGTCCGGGCTGATCGAGCACTTGCCCGTGACGACCGCGACGGGCGGCAGCGGCGCGAGGCCGAGCCGCGCACGGCGTTCCGCGCGCACCTCGTTGGGCTTGAGGCCCTGGTAGCGCTCGATCAGCGCGGTCGTCGCCCCGACCATGATCACGTCGGCGAGGTCGCGCTGCGTGTGGAAGACCTTCTGGTCGCCCGGCCCGGACAGCCCGGCCGATCTGCCCGCCACGGTCACCGCGCCGTCCAGGCTGGACACGAAGTTCACCTGGACGAAGGGCCGGTCGAGGCCCGCGGGATAGGCGTAGAGCGCTTCCAGCGCGGTGTCGGTCAGCTCACCGGTGCCGGGGTCCGGCCAGAGGGTCTGCACGGGTGCAATGAGACCATGCCGCACATGCCCGCTCCACGCCTGGTAGACCGCCATCCGGAGATCGAGGCGGAAGAGCTGATCGCGGCTCTGGTGCCGCCGCCGCGGTTCGCGGGCGTCCGGTTCGGCACGTACGTGCCCAACCCCGGCGAGCCGACGCAGGCGGCGGCCGTGACCGCGGGCCAGCGG
This window contains:
- a CDS encoding ATP-dependent DNA ligase, yielding MLAKPAGSIPDGADLIFEPKWDGFRCLVFRDGDDVVLQSRSSKPLNRYFPEMVERLTKGLPDGVVLDGELVVGRDGRLDFDALSERIHPAASRVTMLAETTPATFVAFDVLQVPSGEVLEEPGVKRRQILEELVAGTDAVSLTPATQDAGLAREWFTLFEGAGLDGVIGKPAQGPYTPDKRTMLKYKHSRTADCVVAGIRWYKDTEPGTAVGSLLLGLYDDKGTLHSVGVVGSFPAERRRELAAELAYLIPDGAEGHPWTGEIAEGTRVPGEINRWRSAQAEWVPFRLERVVEVGYEHTEGGYPGRFRHTAQFKRWRPDRVPSSCDYSQLEEPARYDLDAVLRGEVRTRE
- a CDS encoding pyrimidine reductase family protein, which gives rise to MQTLWPDPGTGELTDTALEALYAYPAGLDRPFVQVNFVSSLDGAVTVAGRSAGLSGPGDQKVFHTQRDLADVIMVGATTALIERYQGLKPNEVRAERRARLGLAPLPPVAVVTGKCSISPDSALITETRVPTIVLTAEAAPGRAALADAGADVVVVGDEHVDLTLAVAELGRRGLYRVNCEGGPRLFGGMIAADLVDQLNLTMSPLLTAGDSGRIASGPVLAEARRMKLAAALRDDDFLMLAYRR